A window of the Parabacteroides merdae ATCC 43184 genome harbors these coding sequences:
- a CDS encoding cation:proton antiporter domain-containing protein produces the protein MSEIAPLISDLAVILIAAGIITLVFKWLKQPVVLGYIVAGIIAGPAVPYIPTVSDPANIKIWADIGVIFLLFAMGLEFSFKKLMTVGGTAVIASITIVSGMMFLGYAAGNALGFSHISSIFLGGMLSMSSTAIVFKAFDDMGLRGQKFTGVVLGVLVVEDLVAVVLMVLLSTLAVSQQVEGMEMLKSILKLGAFLIFWSLLGIYLIPSFLKKVKPFLNDETLLIIALGFCLGMVMIATKAGFSSALGAFVMGSLLAETIEAEKIEKLVKPVKDLFAAIFFVSVGMMIQPDLLIEYLIPICILTILVIVGQVFFGSLGILLSGQSLKIALQSGFSLTQVGEFAFIIASLGVSLKVTDDYLYPVIVAVSVVTTFLTPYMIRLAIPTYQLIENHLPSSVKLMLNRYSSGSNTVKHKSTWNKLLKSMLLDVILYTVLTIFSIILFFTYINPIIRENISGIKGALLSLSIILAVILPFLWAIIMKKNHSPEFQKLWNDSKYNRGPLVSLIAIKILLCASILMPVIVHILNVASGVGFIVTLLILAMIILSKKLKKRSLSIEKRFIDNFNGKTNGSNIESPLTDKILESLPFNDLHLIDFTVDQASSLVGRSLKEVNFRQQYGINVVSIIRGEQQINIPKGEERLYPFDKIIIVGTDEELDIFQGIMQKQEKEHRDRLTQSTNKNIKIEQFNIEPGSQLIGQSIQQSGIREKNACLILGIERDGRPIMNLSSQTVFEENDSVWVAGEYRQIVQLSEDSSSN, from the coding sequence ATGTCTGAAATTGCACCTCTAATTTCCGACCTGGCAGTTATATTAATTGCTGCGGGAATAATTACATTGGTTTTTAAATGGTTGAAACAACCTGTCGTTTTGGGGTATATTGTTGCCGGTATTATTGCCGGACCTGCCGTACCTTATATACCAACAGTATCCGATCCTGCCAATATAAAAATATGGGCAGACATAGGCGTTATATTTCTTTTATTTGCCATGGGGTTAGAATTCTCTTTCAAGAAGTTGATGACTGTAGGAGGCACAGCCGTTATTGCATCTATAACCATAGTTTCCGGAATGATGTTTCTAGGCTATGCAGCAGGAAACGCACTTGGCTTCTCACATATAAGCAGCATATTTTTAGGGGGTATGCTTTCTATGTCATCCACGGCAATTGTATTCAAGGCATTTGATGACATGGGACTTCGAGGGCAAAAATTTACCGGAGTTGTATTGGGTGTTTTAGTTGTCGAAGATTTAGTTGCCGTTGTTCTGATGGTCTTGCTTTCGACTTTAGCAGTCAGCCAGCAAGTTGAAGGAATGGAAATGTTGAAAAGCATTCTAAAGCTAGGAGCGTTTCTTATATTTTGGTCATTACTCGGAATCTATCTTATTCCAAGTTTTCTAAAAAAGGTCAAACCGTTTCTTAACGACGAAACCTTATTGATCATAGCATTAGGATTCTGTCTGGGTATGGTTATGATTGCGACTAAAGCTGGATTCTCCTCTGCACTTGGAGCCTTCGTCATGGGATCATTATTAGCGGAAACTATTGAGGCCGAAAAGATAGAAAAGCTGGTAAAACCAGTAAAAGATCTGTTTGCTGCCATATTTTTTGTCTCTGTAGGTATGATGATACAACCGGACTTATTAATCGAATACCTTATCCCAATCTGTATCTTAACCATATTGGTAATCGTCGGACAAGTCTTTTTCGGAAGCCTTGGCATCCTTTTGTCCGGACAATCTTTGAAGATAGCCCTGCAATCAGGATTCTCCCTGACTCAAGTAGGTGAATTCGCGTTCATTATTGCTTCATTGGGAGTTAGCTTGAAAGTAACGGACGATTATCTGTATCCTGTTATTGTCGCTGTATCGGTTGTTACAACATTTCTTACTCCTTATATGATCCGTTTGGCAATTCCGACCTATCAATTGATCGAAAATCATTTGCCTTCATCTGTAAAACTAATGTTGAACCGCTATTCTTCCGGGTCCAACACTGTCAAACATAAAAGTACATGGAATAAGTTGTTGAAATCTATGTTACTGGATGTAATACTATATACAGTATTGACAATATTCAGCATCATCCTATTTTTCACTTATATAAATCCGATTATTCGCGAAAACATATCTGGAATCAAAGGGGCTTTATTGAGCTTATCTATTATTCTGGCTGTTATATTGCCTTTCCTTTGGGCCATCATTATGAAAAAGAATCATTCTCCTGAATTTCAGAAATTATGGAATGACAGCAAATATAACCGGGGGCCATTGGTTTCTCTGATAGCAATAAAGATACTCCTTTGCGCAAGTATCCTAATGCCGGTTATAGTTCATATATTAAACGTGGCATCCGGTGTCGGATTTATTGTTACCCTGTTGATATTGGCAATGATTATCTTATCCAAAAAACTGAAAAAGCGTTCTCTCTCAATCGAAAAAAGATTTATTGATAATTTCAACGGGAAAACAAATGGATCAAACATTGAAAGCCCTTTGACCGACAAAATTCTGGAATCTTTACCTTTCAATGATTTGCACTTGATTGATTTCACTGTTGACCAAGCGTCTTCCCTTGTCGGTCGGAGTTTGAAAGAGGTCAACTTCCGCCAACAATATGGAATAAACGTCGTTTCTATCATTCGAGGTGAACAACAAATCAATATACCAAAAGGTGAGGAACGCCTTTACCCTTTTGACAAGATCATAATTGTTGGAACAGATGAAGAATTGGATATCTTCCAAGGAATAATGCAAAAACAGGAAAAAGAACATAGAGATCGGTTGACACAAAGCACCAATAAAAATATAAAAATAGAGCAATTCAATATTGAACCGGGATCTCAGTTGATCGGTCAGTCAATTCAACAGTCTGGCATTCGGGAAAAGAACGCATGTCTAATCTTGGGTATCGAACGGGACGGGAGACCGATAATGAATCTTTCATCCCAAACAGTTTTCGAGGAAAACGATAGCGTATGGGTTGCCGGAGAATATCGTCAAATTGTCCAATTAAGCGAAGATTCAAGTTCCAATTAA
- a CDS encoding copper resistance protein NlpE encodes MKMIFLWAIFGVVMISCNSSQKNNAPIKNREIKTESQAHTSNLFGTYEGTLPAADCEGIKTILVINEDKTYTLKSEYIGREDATFETSGIYHIIGDSIMELVTPSSGEKTYYRMLNNRQVMLSDKEGTISQSLLAEHYILNKK; translated from the coding sequence ATGAAAATGATTTTTTTATGGGCTATATTTGGGGTTGTCATGATCAGTTGTAATTCTTCTCAGAAGAATAATGCCCCAATTAAGAACCGCGAAATAAAAACAGAAAGCCAAGCCCATACTTCTAATTTATTTGGAACTTATGAGGGAACTCTTCCTGCAGCAGATTGTGAAGGCATAAAAACGATATTAGTTATAAATGAAGATAAAACCTATACCTTGAAGAGCGAATACATAGGGAGGGAAGATGCAACATTTGAAACTAGTGGTATATATCATATAATAGGGGATTCAATAATGGAATTAGTCACTCCTTCTTCAGGAGAAAAGACCTATTATAGAATGCTAAATAATAGACAAGTAATGCTGTCCGATAAAGAAGGAACCATTAGTCAAAGTCTTTTGGCTGAGCATTATATTTTAAATAAAAAATAA
- a CDS encoding AI-2E family transporter — protein MNPLFDKPFTFDRVARILFGLAVISGIIYLIAVLRNALLPFLIAWLLAYMMQPFVKFFQYKVKLKSRLLSILAVLVSTLLVISLVGVVIVPSVTQEFNRTLELMQEHNSGYGHIPMIPQSWAEYLEKNIDPDQLAQLLSKENIEKAVKQIAPKMWIVLTNTFSILFSITIVFVIFLYFIFILLDYERIVNGWIRLIPERYRPFVQGLADDVEYSMNRYFRGQSLIALCVGILFAIGFKIVGFPLAVILGLFIGFLNLIPYMQTIGIIPMILLSLLKAAETGENFWLIFGSGILVLCIVQCIQDLYLTPRIMGKAMGLNPAIILLSLSIWGTLLGFIGLIIALPLTTLFLSYYKRFILMEEDQSLVEKHELSKVQKKKTFPKE, from the coding sequence ATGAACCCATTGTTTGATAAACCGTTCACATTCGACAGGGTGGCACGTATTCTGTTCGGCCTGGCTGTTATCAGTGGTATTATCTATCTGATCGCCGTCCTGCGAAATGCTTTGTTACCATTCCTGATTGCCTGGCTGCTGGCTTATATGATGCAGCCGTTCGTCAAGTTCTTCCAGTATAAAGTCAAGCTGAAAAGTCGTTTGCTGTCTATCCTGGCCGTTCTCGTGTCTACCCTTCTGGTGATCTCGCTGGTGGGTGTCGTGATCGTCCCCTCTGTCACCCAGGAGTTCAACCGGACTTTGGAACTGATGCAGGAACATAACAGCGGCTACGGACATATCCCGATGATTCCGCAGTCATGGGCAGAGTATCTGGAAAAGAATATCGACCCGGACCAGTTGGCACAGCTCCTGAGCAAAGAGAACATAGAAAAGGCGGTCAAACAGATCGCTCCCAAAATGTGGATCGTACTGACTAATACTTTCTCCATTCTGTTCAGTATTACGATCGTGTTTGTAATCTTCCTTTACTTCATCTTTATCCTGTTGGATTATGAACGGATTGTCAACGGTTGGATCCGCCTGATTCCCGAACGTTACCGCCCCTTTGTCCAAGGGTTAGCCGACGATGTCGAATATAGTATGAACCGCTACTTCCGCGGACAGTCATTGATTGCCTTATGTGTCGGCATCCTCTTCGCCATCGGATTTAAGATCGTCGGTTTCCCGCTGGCCGTTATCCTAGGGCTATTCATCGGTTTCCTCAACCTCATTCCTTATATGCAAACGATCGGTATCATCCCGATGATCTTGCTGAGTCTCCTCAAAGCTGCGGAGACCGGAGAAAACTTTTGGCTGATCTTCGGATCGGGAATTCTCGTCCTTTGCATCGTGCAGTGCATACAAGACTTGTATCTCACTCCCCGCATTATGGGAAAGGCTATGGGACTGAATCCGGCCATCATCCTTCTTTCTTTATCCATTTGGGGAACTTTATTAGGTTTTATCGGCTTAATCATCGCTCTCCCCCTGACAACTCTCTTTCTCTCTTATTATAAACGTTTTATACTTATGGAAGAAGACCAGTCTCTTGTAGAGAAGCACGAGTTGTCAAAGGTCCAAAAGAAAAAAACATTCCCAAAAGAATAA
- the dacB gene encoding D-alanyl-D-alanine carboxypeptidase/D-alanyl-D-alanine endopeptidase, which produces MIRNKIVLLCLLICLHLLAGAQTPAPVKWLLQAPYMRGASFSLVVKDVQEGRTVYSYDTDRLQSPASVLKTVATATALEILGEDYRYPTTLEYDGILENGTLEGNLYIKGSGDPSLGSSHFAPGQNKFLSTWIAALQKAGIKHITGSVISDESIFDTEGVSIKWLREDMGNYYAPGSYGISIFDNMYKLSLQTGAAGTRPVLKGTEPDIPFIRFKNYLKAAPVSSDSAYIIGAPLDDVRYLYGVLPANREAYVLKGDIPDPALYLARYLTDQLQQKGIRVDGSPSCYRIEVEENRWKKGERKEIVTTYSPTLREIASVCNHVSHNLYADALVKTVGLQYKPRRNEMISSFGRGVQVVKEYWEKKGLDVFPLRMNDGSGLAPADKVSAGFMGELLVYMATESAVSDAFIASLPQAGIEGSVRNFLKGSKLQGKARLKSGGITGVRSYAGYITKDGKTYAVAVFSNNYSCPMSRMTRALEKLLLQLF; this is translated from the coding sequence ATGATACGAAACAAAATAGTACTGCTTTGCCTGTTGATTTGCCTTCATTTGCTTGCCGGTGCACAGACTCCCGCCCCCGTCAAATGGTTATTGCAGGCCCCTTATATGCGGGGAGCCTCTTTTTCTCTGGTAGTGAAAGATGTGCAGGAGGGAAGAACGGTCTACAGTTATGATACGGACCGGCTGCAATCGCCCGCTTCGGTGTTGAAGACGGTAGCCACGGCGACAGCGCTTGAGATATTGGGAGAAGACTATCGCTATCCGACCACGTTGGAATATGACGGAATACTGGAAAACGGCACGTTGGAGGGAAACCTCTATATAAAAGGAAGCGGTGATCCCTCCTTGGGCTCTTCGCATTTCGCACCGGGGCAGAACAAGTTTTTGTCAACCTGGATAGCTGCTTTGCAGAAAGCCGGCATCAAGCATATAACAGGATCGGTCATATCGGACGAAAGCATTTTCGACACCGAAGGCGTCTCTATTAAATGGCTCCGGGAAGATATGGGAAATTATTATGCCCCCGGAAGTTATGGTATTTCCATCTTCGACAATATGTATAAGTTATCCTTGCAGACTGGGGCTGCCGGGACGCGGCCGGTCTTGAAGGGGACAGAGCCGGATATCCCTTTTATCCGGTTTAAGAACTACCTGAAAGCCGCTCCGGTTTCTTCGGACAGCGCTTATATTATCGGTGCTCCGCTCGATGACGTGCGCTACTTGTATGGTGTCCTGCCTGCGAACCGGGAGGCGTATGTCTTGAAAGGAGATATCCCCGATCCTGCCTTATATTTGGCACGCTATCTGACGGACCAGCTTCAGCAGAAGGGAATACGGGTGGACGGGTCCCCTTCCTGCTACCGTATCGAGGTGGAGGAAAACCGGTGGAAGAAGGGAGAGAGGAAAGAGATTGTCACGACCTATTCGCCCACGCTGCGGGAGATAGCAAGCGTATGCAACCATGTCAGCCATAACCTATATGCGGATGCTTTGGTCAAAACGGTCGGATTGCAATACAAACCGCGAAGGAACGAGATGATCTCCTCGTTCGGTCGTGGTGTGCAGGTCGTGAAAGAATATTGGGAGAAGAAAGGTTTGGATGTCTTTCCGCTCCGGATGAACGACGGCAGCGGCTTGGCTCCGGCAGATAAGGTGTCGGCCGGATTTATGGGAGAGCTGTTGGTCTATATGGCGACGGAATCTGCTGTTTCGGATGCTTTCATAGCCTCTTTACCACAAGCCGGGATAGAGGGATCAGTGCGCAATTTCTTGAAAGGATCGAAGTTGCAGGGAAAAGCCCGCCTGAAAAGCGGGGGTATTACGGGTGTCAGGAGCTATGCCGGCTATATCACGAAAGATGGAAAGACGTATGCGGTAGCCGTTTTCTCGAATAACTATTCTTGCCCGATGAGCCGGATGACTAGGGCTTTGGAAAAGTTGCTGTTACAACTTTTTTAA
- a CDS encoding LytR/AlgR family response regulator transcription factor — protein MTLTCAIIDDEPLAISLLESYVNKTPFLRLTAKFNSALEALPVLSAQPVELLFLDIQMPELSGMEFSRILEADTRIIFTTAFEQYALDSYKVNALDYLLKPISYPDFLKAANKALQWYEHMQAPAAEIESIFIKTEYKQVQVELRKILYIEGLKDYVKIFIEDEPHPILSLMSMKSLEEMLPASRFIRVHRSFIVQPEKIKVIERNRIVFGKEYIPISDNYKPRLVEFLAQRSLNFN, from the coding sequence ATGACGTTAACATGTGCAATCATCGATGATGAACCACTGGCCATCAGTCTGCTGGAAAGTTATGTGAACAAGACTCCGTTCCTCCGCCTCACGGCAAAGTTCAACAGTGCTCTCGAGGCTTTGCCCGTATTGAGCGCCCAGCCGGTAGAGCTGCTTTTCCTCGATATCCAGATGCCGGAACTGAGCGGCATGGAATTTTCTCGGATACTGGAGGCGGATACCCGCATCATCTTTACGACGGCTTTCGAACAGTATGCCCTCGACAGCTACAAGGTGAATGCCCTCGACTATCTGCTGAAACCGATCAGTTATCCGGATTTCCTCAAGGCGGCCAACAAGGCGTTGCAATGGTACGAGCATATGCAAGCGCCTGCGGCAGAGATCGAGTCGATCTTCATCAAGACTGAGTATAAGCAGGTACAGGTCGAACTGCGCAAAATACTCTATATCGAAGGGCTGAAAGACTATGTCAAAATTTTTATCGAGGATGAACCGCATCCCATCCTTTCACTGATGAGCATGAAGTCGCTGGAAGAGATGCTGCCGGCAAGCCGCTTTATCCGCGTACACCGTTCCTTTATCGTACAGCCTGAAAAGATCAAGGTGATCGAACGGAACCGGATCGTGTTCGGAAAAGAATATATCCCGATCTCCGACAACTACAAACCGAGGCTTGTCGAATTTCTGGCGCAACGGTCACTCAATTTCAATTGA
- a CDS encoding sensor histidine kinase has translation MHTLPAPPFKGMGKLIHIAAWAILFGLPFFFTGRESQTVTVLSYVRSMIVPLSFMLVFYANYFVLIDHFLFAKRPWKFLLCNVVLIAASMGAVHLMFELLPHPEWEHPRPEREWQETVGFFMVNAMLYMLVAGLSVAIKMTGSWYQMESSRRELEKSRAEAELQNLKSQLNPHFLFNTLNNIYSLIAFSPERAQEAVHDLSRLLRYVLYDSSQPMVPLEKELDFIRNYVELMRIRLPEHVKLTTDISAATPETQVAPLLFISLIENAFKHGVSHNKPSFIDLKIHQEGTRIVCSIRNSHFPKDNGQDKSGSGIGLQNLSRRLELLYPSHHIFTYGQKGDEYVCLLELQT, from the coding sequence ATGCACACATTACCGGCTCCCCCCTTCAAAGGCATGGGGAAGCTGATCCATATCGCAGCCTGGGCCATCCTCTTCGGGCTGCCGTTCTTCTTCACCGGACGCGAGTCGCAGACGGTGACGGTCCTGAGCTACGTCCGCTCCATGATCGTCCCGCTGTCGTTCATGCTGGTGTTCTATGCCAACTATTTCGTGCTGATCGACCATTTCCTGTTCGCCAAGCGTCCCTGGAAGTTCTTGCTATGCAATGTCGTACTGATCGCTGCCTCGATGGGGGCCGTCCATCTGATGTTCGAACTGCTCCCGCATCCCGAATGGGAACATCCGAGGCCGGAAAGGGAATGGCAGGAGACGGTCGGTTTCTTCATGGTGAACGCCATGCTGTATATGCTGGTGGCAGGGCTAAGCGTCGCCATCAAGATGACCGGGAGCTGGTATCAGATGGAGTCGTCCCGCCGGGAGTTGGAGAAAAGCCGTGCCGAAGCAGAATTGCAGAATCTGAAGAGCCAGTTGAACCCCCATTTTCTCTTCAACACACTAAACAACATCTACAGTCTGATCGCTTTCAGCCCGGAAAGAGCGCAAGAAGCCGTGCACGACCTAAGCCGCCTGCTCCGCTACGTGCTCTACGACAGCAGCCAACCGATGGTTCCGTTAGAGAAGGAACTCGACTTTATCCGGAACTATGTGGAACTGATGCGTATACGCCTGCCGGAACATGTGAAACTGACCACCGACATATCGGCTGCCACACCAGAAACTCAGGTGGCGCCTCTCCTTTTCATCTCCCTGATCGAGAATGCTTTCAAGCATGGGGTAAGCCACAACAAACCTTCTTTTATCGACCTGAAGATTCACCAGGAAGGGACACGGATCGTCTGCTCTATCCGCAACAGCCACTTCCCGAAAGACAACGGACAGGACAAGAGCGGCTCCGGCATTGGGCTGCAGAATCTCAGCAGGCGGTTGGAATTGCTGTATCCGTCGCATCATATTTTCACGTACGGGCAAAAAGGGGACGAATATGTTTGCCTGTTAGAGTTGCAGACATAA
- a CDS encoding ABC transporter permease, producing the protein MNGTNLIKIAVRALANNKLRGFLTMLGIIIGVASVITMLAIGQGSKRSIQAQISEMGSNMIMIHPGADVRGGVRQDASAMETLKLQDYEDIVDETRFVSAVSPSVNSSGQAIYGANNAPTTVYGISPDYLEIRRYKVEDGDMFTEQDIQTAAKVCVVGKTVVDNLFPDGSNPVGKVIRFQKLPFRIVGVLESKGYNSMGMDQDDLILAPYTTIQKKVLAITHLQGITCSALKEEYTDQAIDEISEILRRNHKLKESDDDDFTIRSQQELSTMLTSTTDMMTVLLAAVAGISLLVGGIGIMNIMYVSVTERTREIGLRMSIGAKGIDILAQFLIESILISVTGGLIGVVFGVGAALVVNGVAHFPIYIQPWSVVLSFAVCTVTGVFFGWYPAKKAAQLDPIEAIRYE; encoded by the coding sequence ATGAACGGAACAAACCTAATAAAAATAGCCGTCCGGGCACTCGCCAATAACAAATTGCGCGGCTTCCTCACGATGCTGGGCATCATCATCGGCGTGGCCTCCGTGATCACGATGCTTGCCATCGGACAAGGCTCGAAGCGAAGCATACAGGCTCAGATCAGTGAGATGGGTTCCAACATGATCATGATACACCCGGGCGCCGACGTGCGTGGCGGTGTCCGGCAGGATGCCTCCGCGATGGAAACCCTGAAACTACAGGATTACGAAGACATTGTGGACGAAACACGCTTTGTCTCGGCCGTTTCTCCTTCCGTCAACAGCAGCGGGCAGGCGATCTACGGCGCCAACAACGCCCCGACCACGGTCTACGGCATCAGTCCCGACTATCTGGAGATACGGCGCTACAAAGTCGAGGACGGCGACATGTTCACCGAACAGGACATCCAGACAGCCGCCAAAGTATGCGTGGTCGGCAAGACCGTCGTCGACAACCTCTTCCCCGACGGCAGCAACCCGGTAGGCAAGGTCATACGTTTTCAGAAATTACCTTTCCGCATCGTAGGCGTGCTGGAAAGCAAAGGATACAACAGCATGGGAATGGACCAGGACGACCTAATCTTAGCTCCATACACAACTATTCAGAAAAAGGTCCTGGCCATCACCCATCTGCAAGGCATTACCTGTTCGGCCCTCAAGGAGGAATACACCGACCAGGCCATCGACGAGATTTCTGAAATACTCCGCCGCAACCATAAGTTGAAGGAAAGTGACGATGATGATTTTACCATCCGTAGTCAGCAGGAGTTGAGCACGATGTTGACAAGCACTACGGATATGATGACCGTGCTGTTGGCGGCTGTGGCGGGTATTTCGCTCCTCGTAGGCGGTATAGGGATCATGAATATCATGTACGTCAGCGTGACGGAGCGTACACGCGAGATCGGCCTCCGTATGAGTATCGGGGCAAAAGGCATCGACATCCTGGCACAGTTCCTGATCGAGTCCATCCTGATCAGTGTGACAGGCGGTTTGATAGGTGTAGTCTTTGGAGTGGGCGCGGCCCTTGTCGTGAACGGAGTCGCCCACTTTCCGATCTACATCCAGCCCTGGAGCGTCGTCCTCTCGTTCGCCGTATGTACCGTCACGGGTGTATTCTTCGGATGGTATCCGGCCAAAAAGGCAGCACAACTCGATCCGATAGAGGCGATACGTTACGAATAG
- a CDS encoding ABC transporter ATP-binding protein, producing MKEIIKLENIKRDFKVGDETVHALRGVSFTIYEGEFVTIMGTSGSGKSTLLNTLGCLDTPTSGEYYLDGTSVRTMGKNARATLRNRKIGFVFQNYNLLPKTTAVENVELPLMYNPSYSAAERHKKAVESLIAVGLGDRLMHKSNQMSGGQMQRVAIARALVNDPAVILADEATGNLDTRTSFEILVLFQKLHAEGRTIIFVTHNPEIAQYSSRNITLRDGHVTSDTVNRNILNAAEALARLPKNDD from the coding sequence ATGAAAGAGATAATCAAATTAGAAAACATCAAGCGTGACTTCAAGGTCGGAGACGAAACGGTCCATGCCTTGCGTGGTGTCTCCTTCACGATCTACGAAGGCGAATTTGTCACCATCATGGGGACATCCGGCTCAGGAAAGAGTACCCTGCTGAACACGTTAGGTTGTCTGGATACACCGACCAGCGGAGAATATTACCTCGACGGCACATCGGTCCGCACGATGGGTAAGAACGCCCGCGCCACCTTGCGCAACCGCAAAATCGGGTTCGTCTTCCAGAACTACAACCTGCTGCCTAAGACGACAGCGGTCGAGAACGTGGAGCTTCCCTTGATGTACAATCCGTCCTACAGTGCAGCCGAACGACACAAGAAAGCAGTCGAATCGCTGATTGCCGTAGGTTTGGGCGACCGCCTGATGCATAAAAGCAACCAGATGTCCGGAGGACAGATGCAACGTGTCGCCATCGCCCGGGCGCTGGTAAACGACCCCGCCGTCATCCTCGCCGATGAAGCGACCGGAAATCTCGATACCCGTACCTCTTTCGAGATACTGGTTCTTTTCCAGAAACTGCATGCCGAGGGACGTACCATCATATTCGTGACCCACAACCCGGAGATCGCCCAGTACAGCAGCCGCAACATCACGCTGCGCGACGGGCATGTCACCTCCGACACGGTCAACCGGAATATCCTGAACGCGGCAGAAGCGTTGGCGCGGCTGCCGAAGAATGACGATTGA
- a CDS encoding efflux RND transporter periplasmic adaptor subunit, translating into MNKKKLIIGIVGVLVVAGGIWFFTGKTSKGGIRLETAKVGRSSISNTVTATGTVEPVTEVEVGTQVSGIIDKLYADYNDVVKAGQLIAEMDKVNLKAELASAEAQLASSKSEFEYQQKNYARNKILFEKKLISDSDYETSTYNYEKAKAAYEQNQAAMVKVNRNLEYATITSPIDGVVINRAVEEGQTVAAGFETPTLFTIAADLTKMQVIADVDEADIGNVENGQRVSFTVDAYPNDVFEGTVMQIRLGDSESTSSSSSTSTSTVVTYEVVISADNPDLKLKPRLTANVTIFTLERDNVLTVPTKSLRFVPDAGMLTQLGYIVSEAGKEAPAGKRLVWIKNGQELKPKAVTVGSTSGNMIEITDGLNEGEELAVDLEASSITPAAEAETERSPFMPGPPGSNKNKKSAK; encoded by the coding sequence ATGAACAAGAAGAAACTAATTATCGGTATAGTAGGCGTATTGGTCGTGGCCGGAGGCATCTGGTTCTTCACAGGCAAAACGTCGAAAGGCGGTATCCGGCTCGAAACCGCCAAAGTGGGCCGCAGTTCCATTTCGAACACGGTAACGGCAACCGGAACAGTCGAGCCGGTAACGGAAGTCGAAGTCGGCACGCAGGTGTCCGGTATCATCGACAAGTTGTATGCAGACTATAACGACGTGGTCAAAGCAGGGCAGTTGATCGCCGAAATGGACAAGGTCAACCTGAAAGCCGAACTCGCATCCGCCGAGGCACAGCTGGCAAGCAGCAAAAGCGAATTCGAGTACCAACAGAAGAATTACGCCCGCAACAAGATCCTCTTCGAAAAAAAGCTGATCAGCGACTCGGACTATGAAACGTCCACATACAACTATGAGAAAGCAAAAGCCGCCTACGAACAAAACCAAGCGGCAATGGTCAAAGTGAACCGCAACCTCGAATATGCGACGATCACCAGCCCGATCGACGGTGTCGTGATCAACCGTGCCGTTGAAGAAGGACAGACCGTAGCCGCCGGCTTCGAGACTCCGACCCTGTTCACCATCGCGGCAGACCTGACCAAGATGCAGGTGATAGCCGACGTGGACGAAGCCGACATAGGTAACGTAGAAAATGGGCAACGTGTCTCCTTCACCGTCGACGCCTACCCGAACGACGTATTCGAAGGCACGGTCATGCAAATCCGCCTCGGCGACAGCGAAAGCACCAGCAGCTCTTCTTCCACCTCGACCTCGACGGTCGTTACCTACGAAGTGGTGATATCGGCCGATAATCCCGACCTTAAATTGAAGCCGCGCCTGACAGCCAACGTGACGATCTTCACGCTGGAACGCGATAACGTGCTGACAGTCCCGACCAAGTCACTCCGCTTCGTACCGGATGCCGGGATGTTGACGCAACTGGGCTACATCGTCTCCGAAGCCGGCAAGGAAGCCCCTGCCGGGAAACGTCTCGTATGGATCAAGAACGGGCAGGAGCTGAAGCCGAAAGCCGTTACCGTCGGTTCCACCAGCGGAAACATGATCGAGATAACCGACGGCCTGAACGAAGGTGAAGAATTGGCTGTCGATCTCGAAGCCTCCTCCATTACTCCGGCAGCCGAAGCCGAAACGGAAAGAAGCCCGTTCATGCCAGGCCCTCCGGGAAGCAATAAGAACAAGAAGAGTGCCAAGTAG